In Eublepharis macularius isolate TG4126 chromosome 4, MPM_Emac_v1.0, whole genome shotgun sequence, the following are encoded in one genomic region:
- the LOC129327586 gene encoding integrase/recombinase xerD homolog translates to MQGVLSSIAPSTLRAYSAAEQRFWAFAREVGGPTSWPAPQDMVLRYLAYLRALGRAPSTMRGDLAAISFFSKALGFEDPCDCFAARRAVEGWRRLAPPPPDKRRPITLPILREITLRTKDICWSEFEAILFRAAFSLAFFGALRVGELVCASREDTSGRALQVGDVSWGRGGLTINIRRSKTDQLGRGASIFLRPAAIAAVCPVRALEEYLALRPSGPAPLLVHADCSPVSRFQFAAVLRACLAAAGLPQTEFGTHSFRIGAATSASEWGLASSQIQAIGRWRSSAYRTYVRPSRAGRR, encoded by the coding sequence atgcagggagtactcaGTTCCATTGCCCCCTCCACACTCCGTGCCTACTCGGCGGCGGAACAGCGGTTCTGGGCCTTTGCTCGTGAGGTCGGGGGGCCCACGTCTTGGCCCGCCCCCCAGGACATGGTGCTGCGGTACCTGGCCTACCTACGGGCCTTGGGGCGGGCCCCCAGCACTATGCGGGGGGATTTGGCCGCCATTTCATTTTTCAGCAAGGCCCTGGGCTTCGAGGACCCATGCGATTGCTTCGCGGCCAGGCGAGCGGTGGAGGGGTGGAGGCGCCTGGCTCCTCCCCCCCCGGATAAGCGCAGACCCATCACGCTGCCCATTCTGCGTGAGATCACGCTCCGCACCAAGGACATCTGCTGGTCGGAATTCGAGGCCATCCTATTCCGCGCTGCCTTTTccctggccttcttcggggccctgcgggtgggggagctggtttgCGCCTCAAGAGAGGACACCTCCGGGCGGGCCCTGCAAGTGGGGGATGTGTCCTGGGGCCGGGGCGGGCTAACCATCAACATCCGGAGGTCTAAGACCGATCAGCTGGGGCGAGGGGCCAGCATCTTCCTTCGCCCCGCTGCCATTGCTGCCGTATGCCCGGTCCGGGCATTGGAGGAGTATCTGGCTCTGCGCCCCTCTGGCCCCGCGCCCCTTCTGGTGCACGCTGACTGCTCCCCTGTCTCGCGTTTCCAATTCGCAGCGGTGCTCCGGGCATGCTTGGCGGCCGCGGGTCTGCCCCAAACGGAGTTCGGGACCCACTCCTTCAGGATCGGGGCCGCCACGTCTGCCAGCGAGTGGGGCCTGGCCTCCTCCCAGATCCAAGCCATAGGGCGGTGGAGGTCCTCCGCATATCGCACTTACGTGCGCCCCTCGCGGGCTGGGCGTCGCTAA